In one window of Macadamia integrifolia cultivar HAES 741 chromosome 2, SCU_Mint_v3, whole genome shotgun sequence DNA:
- the LOC122088904 gene encoding uncharacterized protein LOC122088904, with protein MASACVNNIGMSPESFLDYPPTYSSYGWLSPRISFSRDFPDEESKMKASSGTEQLVKLPEKQDLETPVKDFGDFEFRLEDPVTMLPADELFFDGKLVPLQLNTVRPAVASGTTVTSDEISSPETAKSRRRAEVSGTDPYLFSPKAPRCSSRWRELLGLKKQQSNHAKQDLQKSASSIASSKLTNPKSLKHFLHRNSKSSLAGADSSLSLPLLRDSDSESVSISSRLSLSSSSSSGPDHEDLPRLSLDSDKPNPNQTNFLSRNPTRLRIAKPATSITATASAGENIRPFAAEYPTGRVGRSPIRRTSDSTTIPARGVSVDSPRMNSSGKIVFQSLERSSSSPSSFNGGPKIKHRGMERSYSANVRVTPVLNVPVCSLRGSSSVFGFGQLFSSPQKRDGTSTKSHTNRNRTDRN; from the coding sequence ATGGCTTCTGCTTGCGTGAACAACATCGGAATGTCACCGGAGAGTTTCCTAGACTATCCTCCGACTTATTCGTCGTACGGATGGTTGAGTCCTAGAATCTCTTTCAGTCGTGATTTCCCCGACGAAGAATCAAAGATGAAGGCGTCTTCAGGCACAGAACAACTGGTGAAATTGCCGGAGAAACAAGATCTGGAAACCCCTGTCAAAGACTTCGGAGATTTCGAGTTTAGGCTTGAAGATCCTGTGACAATGCTCCCGGCGGACGAGCTCTTCTTCGATGGGAAGCTTGTACCTCTGCAGCTCAACACGGTTCGTCCTGCTGTTGCTTCGGGAACAACGGTGACGTCGGATGAGATTAGTTCGCCGGAGACGGCGAAATCGAGACGGAGAGCTGAGGTGTCGGGGACGGATCCGTACCTGTTCTCTCCTAAGGCGCCGAGGTGTTCCAGTAGATGGAGAGAGCTTCTCGGGCTGAAGAAGCAGCAGAGCAATCACGCTAAGCAGGATTTGCAGAAGTCTGCGTCATCTATCGCTTCTTCAAAGCTTACCAACCCGAAGTCTTTGAAGCATTTCCTCCATAGGAACTCGAAATCTTCTTTAGCTGGTGCGGATTCATCGTTGAGCCTTCCATTGCTCAGAGATTCTGATTCGGAGTCCGTTTCGATTTCTTCCCGCCTTTCgctttcttcttcgtcttcttctggCCCTGACCACGAAGATCTCCCAAGGCTTTCCCTGGATTCGGACAAACCGAATccaaatcaaacaaattttCTGAGCAGAAATCCTACGAGGCTTAGAATAGCGAAGCCAGCCACTTCTATAACTGCCACTGCGTCTGCCGGCGAGAACATCAGGCCTTTTGCGGCCGAGTATCCAACAGGTAGAGTCGGACGGAGTCCGATTCGCAGAACATCTGATTCAACAACCATTCCTGCTAGAGGAGTCTCCGTTGACAGTCCTCGTATGAACTCTTCTGGTAAAATCGTCTTCCAGAGCTTGGAGAGGAGCTCGAGCAGTCCGAGCAGCTTCAATGGCGGTCCGAAAATTAAGCACAGAGGAATGGAAAGATCTTATTCTGCAAATGTCAGAGTCACCCCTGTTCTAAACGTTCCGGTTTGTTCGCTTCGTggatcttcttctgtctttggATTTGGACAGCTGTTTTCTTCTCCTCAAAAGAGAGATGGAACATCCACCAAAAGCCATACCAACAGAAATCGCACTGACCggaattga